A single region of the Macrobrachium rosenbergii isolate ZJJX-2024 chromosome 5, ASM4041242v1, whole genome shotgun sequence genome encodes:
- the LOC136838803 gene encoding thioredoxin, mitochondrial-like translates to MMLRRSLVQLVLNANRNSCPRYGVSSETHVRGIGTTPMAKGAFNIQDEEDFTDRVLKSSTPVVVDFHAQWCGPCKLLAPRLESIIGGKGEKVHLAKVDIDEVSDLALEYDVSAVPSVLAIKDGKVVDKFVGLQEESRIEAFVNRLIGE, encoded by the exons ATGATGTTGCGGCGAAGCCTGGTACAATTAGTGCTGAACGCTAATAGAAATTCATGCCCAAGGTATGGCGTTTCTTCTGAAACACACGTGAGGGGCATTGGGACGACGCCTATGGCGAAGGGAGCTTTTAATATCCAAGACGAGGAGGATTTCACAGACAGAGTCCTGAAATCGTCAACGCCAGTGGTAGTGGATTTTCATGCACA ATGGTGTGGTCCATGTAAGCTCCTTGCTCCGAGATTAGAGAGCATtataggaggaaaaggagaaaaagttcaTCTTGCTAAAGTGGATATTGATGAAGTATCAGATCTGGCACTAGAATATGAT GTGTCAGCTGTCCCCTCTGTTTTGGCCATTAAGGATGGGAAGGTTGTTGATAAATTTGTAGGTTTACAAGAAGAATCCAGAATTGAGGCATTTGTCAACCGGCTTATTGGAGAATAG